The region GTTCTAAACGAAAGAGGACGTCATCATTTATGATTTCATTTCGCAAGAAATCTTTTTCTTCAATAAATACGTATGTCGGGACGATGTGAGCTTTCATATACGCTAAAATGGGTTTCAACTGTTGTTCCACCATTAAATAATGTTTAGTTGTACCGGCTGTCATTACACTGCTGACGACTTTATCTCGGAAAGCGTTGACCGGCAGCAAGTCGAAGATATTTTTAAGTGTGGCAGGGATAGAAGCTTGGAAAGTAGGCGTTCCAATGATGATGGCATCTGCAGCCATGAGAGTCTCTGCAACGTATTTTGTATCGCCTTCATACTCAAAATAATTCCGTCCATCGCTGAACACCATTGTATACTCGGCTAAATCTAAAAGCACAGCGTCATGTTCCGGGTATTTTTGTTTAAGAATCTCTACTGTTTTCAGCATAGCTGTTTTTGTTTTGGAACCGATGATTGAGCCGGCTAATACAGCGATTTTCATAGTTCACCTCCTTTAATTTTTTGTGTATTTTTTGATTGCTGGGATAATGTCATTCCCAATAAGTTCTATATTTTTCATGAGCTTATCAAATGGTACACCGCCAAAATCAATTTGCGCCATAAACCGCTGCATGCCGAACAATTCATATTGATACAATATTTTTTCAATAATTTGATCGGTACTGCCGACCATCAAAGCATCACGGTAATCTGTTGCTTGTGCAAATTGTTGTTTTGGATATCCTGTACCGCGAATGGCTTGGAAACCGCCATTGATATGCGGATACATTCCTTGCAGCGCTTCTTTTGTCGAGTCGGCTACATAAAATAAACTAGTTGTGGCGACTGGTAAACCAGCTGGGTCAAATCCACTTTGCCGAGCAGTTTCACGGTAAGCATCGACAGAATGTTTGAAGTTCATTGCCGGCCCACCCAACGTAGTCAACATCATTGGGAGTCCCATATAACCTGCTTTGATTGCGCTAGAAGGCGGACCTCCTACAGCACGCCAAATGGGAAGCGATCCATTTAAAGGACGCGGTAAAATCTCGGCGTTTTGCAAGGGAGCCCGGAAGTCTCCTTGCCAGGTAACACGTTCATTTTCATTGATCAGCTTAAGCAATTCCAGCTTTTCTTCATAAATTTCTTCATAATCCTGTAAATCGACACCGAATAACTGATGAGCTCCAACACGCGAACCACGGCCGGCAACGATTTCTGCACGTCCATTTGAAATCAAATCAATCGTTGCAAAGTCTTCATACACACGTACAGGGTCTAAAACACTTAATACTGTTGCTGAACTGGATAGTTTAATTGTTTTTGTGGCTTGGGCAATTGCTGATAAAATTACGCTATGCGCTTGGGATGCGAAATAAGTTTGGTGACTTTCACCCACACTAAAAACATCTATTCCTGCTTGTTCAGCAAGCTGACTCATTTCAATTAGTTGTTGAATTCTTTCTTGTGCTGAAATTCGGTTTCCTGTTAAAGGATTCATGATATGGTCGCCTAAAGAATACAGACCAAATTCCATCCCGTTTGATTGGTTGATACGGTATTTTTCCATTAGTGAATCTCCTTATCGGTTATAGTTGATTTTGATTTAATTCTGGCTTTCATTTGTTGGATGGAAAATTGTTTGACTAGTCAAGTGATACGGTAAAAAAATATCATTTTTCCAGATATTTTTTTCTGCTTTGTTTTTGTATGCGCGACATAAGTGAAAACAGTACTTTTTGTTCTTCTTTTGATAAACAGTCTTCAAAAAAAGAGGATTGGAACTCAAGTTGGGCTTCATAAGCATTTTCTAATTTTTTCCGGCCTTTATCTGTTAGCGAAATTGTTTTTGTTTTCCATTCCTGTTTGCGCTCGATTAATTGATCTTTTTCTAAACGAGCAAGCATGCGAGAGATTCCACCTTGCGTGACCGTAACTTTTTCTGCAAGTTCGCTTTGCGTTAACGGCTCATAGGTTGAAATTTGAAGCAACGCATCAAATTGAGCAGTTGTTAAATCATATTCTTTTAAGAATTCGTTTGATAGCAAATTGCTTTGGTGAGTGAAACGAGCGATCCGAAGCCAAATCAATGAACCAAGAGTATTTTTTCGCATATTGTCATCACTCCTTTTCGTTATCATCACTTTACTACTCAACTGACAAAAATGCAAGGGAAAAGTTTCAAAATTAATTTATAAAGATGAAAAGCTTTCACAAGGAGACTGACAAATAACTGAGATAAAGTATGAGTGTGCATTATTTTAAAAACAAGGT is a window of Carnobacterium mobile DSM 4848 DNA encoding:
- a CDS encoding NADPH-dependent FMN reductase, encoding MKIAVLAGSIIGSKTKTAMLKTVEILKQKYPEHDAVLLDLAEYTMVFSDGRNYFEYEGDTKYVAETLMAADAIIIGTPTFQASIPATLKNIFDLLPVNAFRDKVVSSVMTAGTTKHYLMVEQQLKPILAYMKAHIVPTYVFIEEKDFLRNEIINDDVLFRLERLIEDTVLTVEAFAAIRKEKDEEYDF
- a CDS encoding LLM class flavin-dependent oxidoreductase → MEKYRINQSNGMEFGLYSLGDHIMNPLTGNRISAQERIQQLIEMSQLAEQAGIDVFSVGESHQTYFASQAHSVILSAIAQATKTIKLSSSATVLSVLDPVRVYEDFATIDLISNGRAEIVAGRGSRVGAHQLFGVDLQDYEEIYEEKLELLKLINENERVTWQGDFRAPLQNAEILPRPLNGSLPIWRAVGGPPSSAIKAGYMGLPMMLTTLGGPAMNFKHSVDAYRETARQSGFDPAGLPVATTSLFYVADSTKEALQGMYPHINGGFQAIRGTGYPKQQFAQATDYRDALMVGSTDQIIEKILYQYELFGMQRFMAQIDFGGVPFDKLMKNIELIGNDIIPAIKKYTKN
- a CDS encoding MarR family winged helix-turn-helix transcriptional regulator, yielding MRKNTLGSLIWLRIARFTHQSNLLSNEFLKEYDLTTAQFDALLQISTYEPLTQSELAEKVTVTQGGISRMLARLEKDQLIERKQEWKTKTISLTDKGRKKLENAYEAQLEFQSSFFEDCLSKEEQKVLFSLMSRIQKQSRKKYLEK